Part of the Streptomyces sp. NBC_01264 genome, GTAGCCCACGAGGGAGCCGTCCCCGAGGCGCACGGCCAGAGCCCGGTCGTCCTCGCCCGGGAACCGGAAGGCCACGGACTGGCCGGGAGGCAGCAGGTCGGCGACCTTCTTCGGATCGGGCAGGCCCTCGTTGTCGCCGTGCCGGTGCAGGATGCCGGCGGCGACGCCGACACCGCCGATGGCCAGGCCGCCGGAGACGGTGGCGACGATCCGCAGGTAGTCACGGCGGGTGGTGAGGGAGTCGGCGCTGATCCGGTCGCGCAGCTGCGCGATCGCGGCATCGGCGGCCGCTCCGCCGTCCGCGTGGCCGTCACCCTGGTTGCCTGGGTGCGGAGGGGGCTGCTCGGTGACGCTCATCGGACATCCCTTCCGTTGATCTCGACGACGGGCAGGCCGCCGGGGACGGGCCACTGGACCTTGTCGGCGGGGACGACCATGGCCACGCCGGTCTGGACGACGACGTCGCCGAAGACGAAGGAGTCGGCCACCTGGACCCCGGGGCGCTCCGCCTGGAGCTCTTCGAGGGTTCCGTAGAAGAGGGCTCCGGTCGGGCAGACGGTCGCGCACATCGGGGCGAGCCCGTAGGCGGTGCGGTCGTAGCAGAGGTTGCACTTCATCTGCAGCTTCGCCTGGAGGTCGATCTTCGGGATGCCGAAGGGGCAGGCGTTGACGCAGTTGGAGCAGCCGATGCAGCGGGTGGTGTCGGCCTGCTGGACCACCCCGTCGGCGGTCACCAGGATCGCGTCGGCGGGACAGACCTCGGCGCAGGGCGCGACCGGGTCCTCGCAGTGCATGCAGACGCTCGGGAGGGAGGCGACGGACATGCCGGGTTCGGTGTAGTCCAGGTGGATCATCGACTTCCCGCGGTGCGAATCGCACTCGCGGCAAGCCGAGACGCACGCCTGGCAGCCGATGCACCGACCCGGGTCGATGAAGATCGTGCGGCCCATCATGGCGGGTCAGCTCCTCTCCGCCGTGCCACGGCCCTGGGGGGACGTGGGCGGCAGGGGGTCGGTGCGGGAGACCTGGGTCTCCGGATAGGCCTCACGACCCGGTGGGGTGGGCGGGGCGGGCACCTCGTCGACCCGCTCGGCGGCCTCGATCCGGGCGGCGCAGACCTTGTACTCGGGGATCTTCGAGCGGGGGTCGAGTGCGTCGATGGTCAGGGCGTTCGCGGACGTCGGGACGGGCCAGTGGTACGGGATGAAGACGGTGTCGGGGCGGATCGCCTCGGTGACCAGGGCCGGGAACACCTCGCTGCCGCGCCGGGTGACCACCCGTACCGGGTCGCCGTTGCGGAAGCCGTGCGAGGGGTGGACCTCCACCCAGGGGCGGGGGGTCTGCTCGACGAGGGCGCCGAGCCGTCGGGTCTGGTTGCCGGAGAGGAAATGCGCGACGGTGCGGCCGGTGGTGAGGGAGAGGGGGTACTCCTCGGTGTAGGCGTCCATGGGCGGATGCCATTCCACGACCTGCATGTGGATCTTGCCGTCGGGGTGGTAGGTCCGGCCGTCCTCGAACAGCCGGGGAGTGCCCGGGTGCTCGGTGGAGGGGCAGGGCCAGGCGATCCCGCCGGTCTCGTCGAGGCGGTCGTAGGTGATGCCGTAGTAGTCGTTGACCGTGCCGGCGGAGGCCACGCGCAGCTCCTCGAACACCTCGCGGGAGCCGGGGAAATCGAAGTGCTTCCCGGCACCGAGCCGCCTGGCGAGCTCGCAGATGACCCAGGTGTCGGTGCGCACCCCGGCGGGGGGCTCCTGGGCCTTGTTGTGCTTGACCACGCGGGCCTCGGCGTTGGCCATCACGCCCTCGTCCTCGGCCCAGGTGGTGACGGGGAAGACCACGTGGGCGTTGGCCGCGGTCTCGGAGAGGAAGAAGTCGAACTGGGCGTGGAACTCGGCGGTGTCGTAGCCGTCCTTGACCACCGCGTAGTTGGGGAGGGAGACGAAGGGGTTGTTGCAGATGCCGATGAGGCCGCGGATCTCCCCCCGTTGCATCTGCCAGACCATCTCCATCATGGAGGTGCCGGCGCCGGGGAGTTCGGACTCCTCGATGCCCCAGATCTGGCAGATCTGCTTGCGGTGCTCCGGGTTGGTGATGGAGCGGCCGCCGGGAAGGAGATCGGACTTCTGGCCGTGCTCGCGGCCGCCCTGGCCGTTGCCCTGCCCGGTGATGGTGCCGTAGCCCGCTCCGGGCTTGCCGATGTGGCCGGTGGCCACGCACAGGTTGATCACGGAGAGGCAGTTCTCGACGCCCTGGGAGTGGTGCTCGATGCCCCGGGCGTGCCAGGCCATGGCCTTGTCCGCGCCGGCGAAGACCCGTGCCACCTGGACGATCTGCGAGGCGGGCACCCCGCAGATCTCCGCGGACCGGGAGGGCGGGTACGCGGCGACGGTCTTCTTGACCTCTTCCCAGCCCGTGGTGTTCGCGGCGATGTAGGCCTCGTCGGTGAGGCCTTCGGCGATGACCACGTTCAGCACGGCGTTGAAGAAGGCCGAGTCGGTGCCGGGTTTGATCGCGACGTGGATGTCTGCGGTGCGGGCGATGGCCGTCTCGCGCGGGTCGATCACGATCAGCGAGGCGCCGCGGTCCCGGGCGCCCCACAGGTACTGGGTCATCACGGGGAAGCACTCCCCCACGTTCGACCCGGCGATGAGCAGGCAGTCGGTGAGGAGGATGTCGGAGAAGGGGTTGCCGGCCCGGTCGATGCCGAAGGCGAGCTTGTTGGCTCCGGCGGCGCTGACCATGCACAGGCGGCCGTTGTAGTCGACGTGCTTGGACTTCAGCGCGACCCGGGCGAACTTGCCGACCAGGTAGGTCTTCTCGGAGAACAGGCTGGCTCCGCCGAGCAGGCCGAAGGCGTCGTTGCCGTGGGCCTCCTGGATGCGCCGGATCTCGGAGACGGTGAAGTCCAGGGCCTCGTCCCAGGAGCACTCCTTGAACTCCTCGTCCCGGGAGCGCCGCATCAGCGGGGCGGTCAGCCGGTCGGGGTGGTTGACCTGCTGGTAGGCGTTGATGCCCTTGGGGCACAGCCGCATCCGGTTGATGTCGTGGTTGCGGGGCTCCACGCCGAAGACCTTGCCGCCCTTGTCCACGCGCAGGTACATCCCGCACTGCACCCCGCAGAAGCAGCAGTGGGTGGGGACCAGGGTTTCGCCGTTCTGGTCGGCGTGCCACTGGTCGGCGGGGATGCCGCCGGCGTCGCGGAAGTTGCGGGTGCCGGGCGGGGCGATGGAGGGGTCGATGGAGACGGGTACGGGCCGGGACGCGGCCTTGGCGGGGTCGGTCGCGGTCACTTGAAGCCCTTCTTGACGTGGGTCAGGTAGGCGTTGCCGCGCAGGACCCGCTTGCAGCGCGGGCAGTACTCGGCCCAGGCGTCGAAGTCGAGCTTCAGGTCCTTCATCGTTCCGCGCAGGTTCTCCACGTAGGGCGCGGTGTCGATGGGCTCCGCGCAGCGCTTGCAGAGGAAGACCTGCTCGTCCTGGCGGGCCGTGTACTTGAAGAGCTGCATGCCGACGGCGGCCGGGCGCTGGACGATGTGGAAGAACTTCCCGAACGGGATGTAGATGAGGGTGAACACCACCGACACCATGTGCAGGATCGCGAGGAACTCGTATCCCCCGCCGTGCAGGAAGATCGAGGAGAAGGTCAGCAGCAGACCGGTCACGGAGATGACGATCAGGCAGATCAGCGGCAGCAGGTCGTAGGCGAAGCGCTGGCCCGTCATGGCGCCGCGGTCCTTCATCCGCCGGTACAGGAAGTACGAGGCACCGGGGATGACGAGGACGGCGGCGATGTCCAGGCCGTGGAACATCAGCCAGCCCAGCACGCTGAGCGCGTCGAAGCCGAGGACCTTGATGCCCCAGATCCGCATGTCGTAGCCGGGGCCCGCGCCGCTCTCCGAGGTGAAGGTGAACCAGCCCCAGGTCAGCGGGAAGGTGATGGCCGCGGCGAGCAGGCAGCCCCAGAACATCAGCTGGTGGGCGATCCAGCGGGGGCGCGAGCGGGCGCCGAGGAACTTCTGGAAGCCGAGGTACGTGGCGATCATCTTCGGCAGGGCGGTGGGCGCCTTGCGGAAGTTGTCCATCGACCAGAAGCTGCTGATGCCCTTTTTGAAGAGGCGCCGCGCGCCGGGGGCCGAGACCCACACGGTGTACCGGTAGGCCACGCCGAAGGCCAGGAAGACGGTGGCGACGGCGTACGGCAGCAGGGCCGAGTCGAAGTCACGCAGCAGCCGGCTGCCGAGCACGATCGCGAGGATGAGCAGGAGCGAGACGACGGTGCCGGCCAGGGTGGCCCGTGCGGTGACGGACCGCCCGGCCGGCGGCGGGGTCTCGGGCGCCGGTGGGGGCGGCGCGGCGTCGATGACATCTGAGGGCTCGGACACAGCACCACGCTAGGTGGTATGTACCGATTCGGCCCGTTATATGGAACTTACGGGTGCGCCGTTCGGGTGAGGGCTCGGGAGGGGAACCGAGGGGAACCCGAGGCTCAGACCGCGTTCAGTCCCTGCGCGGCGAAGATCTCCTTCGCCTCGGCGACCTGTGCGGCGGTCGGCGACGGGGTGTCGTGGAGGGTGAACTTCATGTCCAGCGCCTCCCACTTGCTCTCGCCGAGCTTGTGGAAGGGCAGTACGTCGACCCGCGAGATGTTGTCGAGGCCGCCGGCGAAGGCGGCCACGCCCTCGATGTTGTCCCGGGCGTCGGTCAGTCCCGGCACCAGCACGAACCGCAGGTGCACCTCCTTGCCGAGGTCGGCGAGGCGGCGGGCGAAGTCCAGGGTCGGCTCCAGCGGGCGGCCGGTCACCTGCTTGTACGTCTCCCGGTCCCAGGACTTGATGTCCAGCAGGACCAGGTCCACGTCGCGCAGCAGCGCGTCGGTGGCGCGGGCCCCGAGGAAGCCGGAGGTGTCCAGGGCGGTGTGCAGCCCGAGGTCGTTCTTCATCCGGTGCAGCAGTTCGCCCGCGAAGACCGGCTGGAGCAGCGGTTCGCCGCCGGAGATGGTGGCGCCGCCCCCGGAGGCGGAGATGAACTTGGTGTACTTGCGGGCCTCGGCGATGACGTCGTCGGCCGAGGTGCGCTTGCCATTGCGCATCCGCATGGTGTCGGGGTTGTGGCAGTACAGGCAGGTCAGCGGGCAGCCGGACAGGAAGGTCACGAACCGGGTCCCGGGGCCGTCGACCCCGGTGGACAGGTCCCAGGAGTGCACCGTGCCCTCGCTCGGCCGCTGCGTCGCGGCGGCGGCGGGCGTCTGGCCGGCGCTGAGCTGGCCGAGGCCCACGCTGATCGCGTTGGCGTGGCCGACGGGAAGGCTCGTACCGAAGAGGACGGTCATGGCAGGTGCTCCAGCTTCCAGATTCCGTGGGCTGATCTGGTGACGCGCGGTCCCGGGGCCGGATGACGGCCGGCCCCGGGCCGCGCGTGCTCGTGGGCTCTCGTAAGGGTCAGAGAGAGCCGTGGAAGGTGCGGTTCAGCACGTCGAGCTGCTGAGCGCGCGTGAGGCGGACGAAGTTCACCGCGTACCCGCTGACGCGGATGGTCAGCTGCGGGTAGTTCTCCGGGTGCTCCATGGCGTCCATGAGCGTGTCGCGGTTGAGCACGTTCACGTTCATGTGGAAGCCGTCGACCGCCATGTAGCCGTCGAGGACGCCCGCCAGGTTCTTGATCCGCTCCTCGGGGGTGCGGCCCAGGCCGTCGGGGGTGACGGTGTTGGTCAGCGAGATGCCGTCCTCGGCGTCCCCGTACGGGAGCTTCGCGACCGACAGCGCCGAGGTGACGTAGCCGTGGGTGTCGCGGCCGTTCATCGGGTTGGCGCCCGGGGAGAAGGGCTCGCCGGCGCGGCGTCCGTCCGGCGTGTTGCCGGTCTTCTTGCCGTAGACCACGTTCGAGGTGATGGTCAGCACCGACTGGGTGTGCTCGGCCTCGCGGTACGTCGGGTGCTTGCGGATCTTCTTCATGAACTCCTCGACCAGCCAGACGGCGATCG contains:
- the pflA gene encoding pyruvate formate-lyase-activating protein, with translation MTVLFGTSLPVGHANAISVGLGQLSAGQTPAAAATQRPSEGTVHSWDLSTGVDGPGTRFVTFLSGCPLTCLYCHNPDTMRMRNGKRTSADDVIAEARKYTKFISASGGGATISGGEPLLQPVFAGELLHRMKNDLGLHTALDTSGFLGARATDALLRDVDLVLLDIKSWDRETYKQVTGRPLEPTLDFARRLADLGKEVHLRFVLVPGLTDARDNIEGVAAFAGGLDNISRVDVLPFHKLGESKWEALDMKFTLHDTPSPTAAQVAEAKEIFAAQGLNAV
- a CDS encoding 4Fe-4S dicluster domain-containing protein, whose amino-acid sequence is MMGRTIFIDPGRCIGCQACVSACRECDSHRGKSMIHLDYTEPGMSVASLPSVCMHCEDPVAPCAEVCPADAILVTADGVVQQADTTRCIGCSNCVNACPFGIPKIDLQAKLQMKCNLCYDRTAYGLAPMCATVCPTGALFYGTLEELQAERPGVQVADSFVFGDVVVQTGVAMVVPADKVQWPVPGGLPVVEINGRDVR
- a CDS encoding molybdopterin oxidoreductase family protein, whose translation is MTATDPAKAASRPVPVSIDPSIAPPGTRNFRDAGGIPADQWHADQNGETLVPTHCCFCGVQCGMYLRVDKGGKVFGVEPRNHDINRMRLCPKGINAYQQVNHPDRLTAPLMRRSRDEEFKECSWDEALDFTVSEIRRIQEAHGNDAFGLLGGASLFSEKTYLVGKFARVALKSKHVDYNGRLCMVSAAGANKLAFGIDRAGNPFSDILLTDCLLIAGSNVGECFPVMTQYLWGARDRGASLIVIDPRETAIARTADIHVAIKPGTDSAFFNAVLNVVIAEGLTDEAYIAANTTGWEEVKKTVAAYPPSRSAEICGVPASQIVQVARVFAGADKAMAWHARGIEHHSQGVENCLSVINLCVATGHIGKPGAGYGTITGQGNGQGGREHGQKSDLLPGGRSITNPEHRKQICQIWGIEESELPGAGTSMMEMVWQMQRGEIRGLIGICNNPFVSLPNYAVVKDGYDTAEFHAQFDFFLSETAANAHVVFPVTTWAEDEGVMANAEARVVKHNKAQEPPAGVRTDTWVICELARRLGAGKHFDFPGSREVFEELRVASAGTVNDYYGITYDRLDETGGIAWPCPSTEHPGTPRLFEDGRTYHPDGKIHMQVVEWHPPMDAYTEEYPLSLTTGRTVAHFLSGNQTRRLGALVEQTPRPWVEVHPSHGFRNGDPVRVVTRRGSEVFPALVTEAIRPDTVFIPYHWPVPTSANALTIDALDPRSKIPEYKVCAARIEAAERVDEVPAPPTPPGREAYPETQVSRTDPLPPTSPQGRGTAERS
- a CDS encoding MFS transporter — translated: MSEPSDVIDAAPPPPAPETPPPAGRSVTARATLAGTVVSLLLILAIVLGSRLLRDFDSALLPYAVATVFLAFGVAYRYTVWVSAPGARRLFKKGISSFWSMDNFRKAPTALPKMIATYLGFQKFLGARSRPRWIAHQLMFWGCLLAAAITFPLTWGWFTFTSESGAGPGYDMRIWGIKVLGFDALSVLGWLMFHGLDIAAVLVIPGASYFLYRRMKDRGAMTGQRFAYDLLPLICLIVISVTGLLLTFSSIFLHGGGYEFLAILHMVSVVFTLIYIPFGKFFHIVQRPAAVGMQLFKYTARQDEQVFLCKRCAEPIDTAPYVENLRGTMKDLKLDFDAWAEYCPRCKRVLRGNAYLTHVKKGFK
- a CDS encoding ubiquinol-cytochrome c reductase iron-sulfur subunit, with the translated sequence MSVTEQPPPHPGNQGDGHADGGAAADAAIAQLRDRISADSLTTRRDYLRIVATVSGGLAIGGVGVAAGILHRHGDNEGLPDPKKVADLLPPGQSVAFRFPGEDDRALAVRLGDGSLVGYSAVCTHLACGVLWREDRGPDGELYCPCHEGVFDARTGEVTAGPPPRPLPRIYLTEQADGSVWAVATARSGEQVKDALCRQFGDSHPEESARLGCPGAARAGTTERRPT